The following proteins are co-located in the Silene latifolia isolate original U9 population chromosome 1, ASM4854445v1, whole genome shotgun sequence genome:
- the LOC141612347 gene encoding putative arabinosyltransferase ARAD1, with protein sequence MAERNSSLSLSILRRASSLFCWFSITSLILLVSCFFVLRSPWRPSLSNHIVSNVVGYSNPNVGVFRGECSAGNKHVLKVFMYDLPPEFHFGILDWKPQGSSVWPDIRKTVPHYPGGLNLQHSIEHWLTLDLLFSQHSGNNSSRIALRVHNSSEADVVFVPFFSSLSYNRFSRVKKEEKISRDKLMQDRLVKYLEAQEEWKRSGGVDHIILAHHPNSLSYARNQLWPAIFVLSDFGRYPLNLANVNKDIIAPYRHVIKSFDNDTSTFDSRTILLYFQGAIHRKDGGVIRQELFNRLKDEKDVHFAFGSVQHGGINNATLGMHSSKFCLNIAGDTPSSNRLFDAIASHCVPVIISDDIELPFEDVIDYSEFSIFVSNSDAVKEKFLINLINGIKREEWTRMWNKLQQVKRYFEFRYPSRDNDAVQMIWRTVAHKVPAIKLKLHRSRRFSHSTEARDPLQFMVSRNFW encoded by the exons ATGGCAGAAAGGAATTCATCCTTATCATTGTCTATTTTGCGTCGGGCAAGTTCTTTGTTTTGTTGGTTTAGTATAACATCTCTTATCTTGCTAGTATCATGCTTCTTTGTATTGCGGTCACCATGGCGGCCTAGTTTAAGTAATCACATTGTATCCAATGTTGTCGGGTACTCGAATCCCAATGTTGGTGTATTTAGGGGAGAATGTAGTGCAGGGAATAAACATGTGTTAAAGGTTTTTATGTATGATTTGCCCCCTGAATTCCATTTTGGGATTCTAGATTGGAAACCTCAGGGATCCAGTGTTTGGCCTGATATTCGCAAAACCGTTCCTCATTACCCTGGTGGCTTAAACTTGCAGCATAGTATAGAACATTGGCTTACACTAGATCTCCTTTTTTCCCAACATTCAGGGAATAACAGTTCTCGTATTGCTTTAAGGGTGCATAACTCGAGTGAGGCTGATGTGGTGTTTGTGCCCTTCTTTTCCTCATTGTCTTATAACCGCTTTTCTAGGGtcaaaaaagaagagaaaattaGTCGCGACAAGTTAATGCAAGATAGATTGGTCAAGTACTTGGAAGCTCAGGAAGAGTGGAAAAGGTCAGGGGGTGTGGATCACATAATATTAGCTCATCATCCTAATAGTCTCTCATATGCTAGGAATCAACTTTGGCCTGCCATCTTCGTACTCTCAGATTTCGGGAGGTACCCACTAAATTTAGCAAATGTTAACAAAGATATTATTGCTCCTTATCGACATGTTATCAAATCCTTTGATAATGATACCTCCACTTTTGATAGCCGCACAATTCTACTATACTTCCAAGGTGCCATACATAGAAAAGAT GGCGGAGTAATAAGGCAAGAGCTATTCAACCGTTTGAAGGACGAGAAAGATGTACACTTTGCATTTGGAAGTGTCCAGCATGGTGGCATCAACAATGCTACCCTCGGAATGCACTCCTCCAAATTTTGCCTCAACATAGCAGGCGACACCCCGTCATCAAACCGCCTATTTGATGCAATTGCCAGCCATTGTGTCCCAGTCATCATCAGTGATGACATTGAACTTCCATTTGAAGACGTTATTGATTACTCCGAGTTCTCCATTTTTGTTAGTAACTCGGATGCTGTCAAAGAGAAGTTTCTTATAAATCTTATCAATGGGATCAAAAGGGAAGAATGGACCCGAATGTGGAATAAATTGCAACAAGTTAAGAGATATTTTGAGTTTCGGTACCCATCAAGGGACAATGATGCCGTCCAAATGATCTGGCGGACGGTTGCGCACAAAGTGCCTGCAATTAAGTTGAAGTTACACCGATCTAGGCGGTTTTCTCATAGCACAGAAGCTAGGGACCCCCTACAGTTTATGGTGTCGAGAAATTTTTGGTAA